The Allocatelliglobosispora scoriae genome contains a region encoding:
- a CDS encoding lactate 2-monooxygenase: protein MEPSRYASYQQQIFRRGLAGELPPFTVEPEGLEESARRRLGPGPFAYVYGPAGAGTTMRANREAFDRWRIVPRMLTKSTTRYLATTVLGTPMPAPVLVAPLGVQSILHPEGELATARAAAELGLTMVLSTMSSFGIEEVAEASGAGPRWFQLYWPNDDDLTISLLNRAKAAGYTVLVVTLDTMSVAWRPSILDKAYLPMLRGTGIGVFFTDPVFRSQLARSPEEDLDAAVAQWDRMLGSAGRAWDELGFLREHWDGPIVIKGVTHVDDARQAAACGLDGVIVSNHGGRQVDGAIAALDVLPEIVDAVGDRMSVLFDSGIRTGADALKALAIGAEAVLIGRPFAYGLGHAGQLGVTHVLRSLLADLELTMGLSGYTRLRELTRDALRHQP, encoded by the coding sequence ATGGAGCCATCTCGATACGCCAGCTACCAGCAGCAGATCTTCCGTCGCGGTCTCGCGGGCGAGTTGCCACCCTTCACGGTGGAGCCGGAAGGGCTGGAGGAGTCCGCGCGCCGGCGGCTCGGACCCGGCCCCTTCGCCTACGTCTACGGCCCCGCCGGTGCCGGAACGACGATGCGCGCCAACCGGGAGGCGTTCGACCGGTGGCGCATCGTGCCCCGGATGCTGACGAAGTCGACCACCCGCTACCTCGCCACGACCGTGCTGGGCACGCCGATGCCCGCCCCCGTCCTCGTCGCACCCCTCGGGGTGCAGTCGATCCTGCACCCCGAAGGGGAGCTCGCGACCGCGAGGGCCGCCGCCGAACTCGGCCTCACGATGGTGCTCTCGACGATGTCGTCCTTCGGCATCGAGGAGGTCGCCGAGGCGAGCGGTGCCGGACCGCGCTGGTTCCAGCTCTACTGGCCCAACGACGACGACCTCACGATCAGCCTGCTCAACCGTGCCAAGGCGGCCGGCTACACCGTGCTCGTGGTCACGCTGGACACGATGTCGGTGGCGTGGCGGCCGTCCATTCTCGACAAGGCGTACCTGCCGATGCTGCGCGGTACCGGAATCGGGGTCTTCTTCACCGACCCCGTCTTCCGGTCGCAGCTCGCCCGGTCGCCCGAGGAGGACCTCGACGCCGCTGTCGCCCAGTGGGACCGGATGCTCGGCAGCGCCGGCCGGGCCTGGGACGAGCTCGGCTTCCTGCGCGAACACTGGGACGGGCCGATCGTCATCAAGGGAGTGACGCACGTCGACGACGCGCGGCAGGCGGCGGCGTGCGGGCTCGACGGCGTCATCGTCTCCAACCACGGCGGACGGCAGGTCGACGGGGCGATCGCGGCCCTCGACGTGCTGCCGGAGATCGTGGACGCGGTCGGCGATCGCATGTCGGTGCTCTTCGACTCGGGCATCCGTACCGGCGCGGACGCGCTCAAGGCACTCGCGATCGGCGCGGAGGCGGTGCTGATCGGGCGGCCGTTCGCCTATGGCCTCGGGCACGCCGGGCAGCTCGGCGTCACCCATGTGCTGCGCAGCCTCCTCGCCGACCTGGAGCTGACGATGGGCCTGTCCGGCTACACCCGCCTTCGCGAACTGACCCGCGACGCCCTCCGCCACCAGCCCTAG
- the tpx gene encoding thiol peroxidase: MAGAVERSGVTTFRGQPVTLLGGEVKVGTTAPEFAVIGGDMSTVTLASSRGTVRLITSVPSLDTEVCSVETRRFNTEAASLPGVTMLTVSVDLPFAQRRWCDEAAADAVQVTSDHRDLSFGLAYGVAIKELRLLARAVFVVDADDTVVWTEYVPELGHHPDYTGALAAARAALPGA, translated from the coding sequence ATGGCTGGCGCTGTCGAGCGATCGGGTGTCACGACGTTTCGGGGACAGCCCGTCACGCTGCTCGGCGGTGAGGTGAAGGTCGGGACCACGGCACCGGAGTTCGCGGTCATCGGCGGGGACATGTCGACGGTCACGCTCGCCTCGTCGCGGGGCACGGTGCGCCTCATCACCAGCGTTCCCTCGCTCGACACCGAGGTGTGCAGTGTGGAGACCCGCCGCTTCAACACCGAGGCCGCGAGCCTGCCGGGCGTGACGATGCTGACCGTCTCGGTCGACCTGCCGTTCGCCCAGCGCCGCTGGTGCGACGAGGCGGCAGCCGACGCCGTGCAGGTCACCTCCGACCACCGCGACCTCTCCTTCGGCCTCGCCTACGGCGTCGCGATCAAGGAGTTGCGGCTGCTCGCCCGCGCGGTCTTCGTCGTCGACGCCGACGACACCGTGGTCTGGACCGAGTATGTCCCGGAGCTCGGCCACCACCCCGATTACACCGGCGCGCTCGCCGCCGCGCGGGCTGCGCTGCCCGGAGCCTGA
- a CDS encoding copper resistance CopC family protein produces the protein MIVAGAAVAALVATTLLLAPDAPQARVEATVTSVSPADGAVLAAPPATVELLLSAVPDPGLSHITVRDRGGTVVNTGELGRDGDLLRQPVTVNGSGDFSATYHVTLADGEELTGSMRFSVGTGAAPGEVAVVAEDLHSHGVDPLGATLLVIDGAALLAFFAFLWFKPRRRQDPRNS, from the coding sequence GTGATCGTGGCTGGTGCCGCGGTGGCCGCCCTGGTCGCGACTACTCTGCTCCTGGCACCCGACGCACCACAGGCCCGGGTCGAGGCCACGGTCACCTCGGTCAGCCCGGCCGACGGTGCGGTGCTCGCCGCCCCGCCGGCCACGGTGGAGCTGCTGCTCTCCGCCGTACCGGATCCGGGGCTGTCGCACATCACCGTCCGCGACCGCGGAGGAACCGTGGTCAACACCGGTGAGCTGGGTCGCGACGGCGACCTGCTGCGCCAGCCCGTCACGGTCAACGGCAGCGGCGACTTCTCCGCGACCTATCACGTCACCCTCGCCGACGGCGAGGAGCTGACCGGTTCGATGCGCTTCAGCGTCGGCACCGGTGCGGCGCCCGGTGAGGTGGCGGTCGTGGCGGAGGACCTGCACTCGCACGGCGTCGATCCGCTCGGCGCCACGCTGCTCGTCATCGACGGCGCGGCTCTGCTCGCCTTCTTCGCCTTCCTCTGGTTCAAGCCCCGCCGCCGCCAAGATCCCCGCAACTCTTGA
- a CDS encoding maleylpyruvate isomerase N-terminal domain-containing protein: MAATITQDQWLAVRSSLADAGERFASLVETAPDPSTLATDRWTIAETAAHTASVAWMYASVLTTADARFPMPELKEQVDRTSVDTVAHLNVAVMEGYYTERDQHAIAERLRSDLAVVLKQCEQLDPAKPMRWIGSANVPLAGMLAHLLNEILVHGLDIAKAMGTTWAIDSAQTAHFFEFFVMNIAGADAGHLLDNDEPPSDRRIAVEFRSKYTTAVTLVLQHGQLSREEPGGPTDVKISFDPTTLDLMMFGRVSQASSVLSGKVKVWGRRPWLLPVFLKTVRMPS, from the coding sequence GTGGCAGCGACGATCACGCAGGATCAATGGCTCGCGGTCCGCAGCTCCCTCGCCGACGCGGGCGAGCGATTCGCCAGTCTCGTCGAGACGGCACCCGATCCCAGCACCCTTGCGACAGATCGCTGGACGATCGCTGAGACCGCCGCGCACACCGCCTCCGTCGCCTGGATGTACGCCTCGGTCCTCACCACCGCCGATGCCCGCTTCCCGATGCCGGAGCTGAAGGAGCAGGTCGACCGGACCTCCGTCGACACCGTCGCGCACCTCAACGTCGCGGTGATGGAGGGCTATTACACCGAGCGCGACCAGCACGCCATCGCCGAGCGGCTCCGCTCCGACCTGGCCGTCGTGCTGAAGCAGTGCGAGCAGCTCGACCCGGCCAAGCCGATGCGCTGGATCGGCTCGGCCAACGTCCCGCTCGCCGGCATGCTCGCCCACCTGCTCAACGAGATCCTCGTGCACGGGCTCGACATCGCGAAGGCCATGGGGACCACCTGGGCGATCGACTCCGCCCAGACCGCGCACTTCTTCGAATTCTTCGTCATGAACATCGCGGGCGCCGACGCCGGGCACCTGCTCGACAACGACGAGCCGCCGAGCGACCGGCGGATCGCGGTCGAGTTCCGCTCGAAGTACACGACGGCGGTGACGCTCGTCCTCCAGCACGGGCAGCTCTCCCGGGAGGAGCCCGGCGGCCCCACCGACGTCAAGATCTCATTCGACCCGACCACCCTCGACCTGATGATGTTCGGCCGGGTCAGCCAGGCGAGCTCCGTCCTGAGCGGGAAGGTCAAGGTCTGGGGGCGCCGCCCGTGGCTGCTGCCGGTCTTCCTCAAGACCGTCCGCATGCCCAGCTGA
- a CDS encoding aminotransferase family protein: protein MSGSAQGAIVSPKQETASRSRHVTISLSATELENLDRRHVIHPHQRPDRQDRRVMVRGQGSTVWDAAGRDFLDALGGGIWVAQVGHGRTELAEAAKEQSLSLAHFTTFFEYTNDKAARLAGRLAALAPDHINRMYFTNSGSEGVDTAIKLARLYHHHRGESSRTWILARHYGYHGSSYGSGTATGIPDMQAAVGPNLPNVEKLMPPYAYRAEFYGGQDVTDFLIAELTATIERIGAENIAAMIGEPVLGGGGVIAPPADYWPRVREVLSKHGILLIADEVITAFGRTGAWFDSAQRGMQPDLIVTAKGLTSGYQPLGAVLMSDAIGETVPAIGGSFFHGHTYAGHPVACAVALANLDIIESEGLLDRSLKIGAGFRSGLAAAADLPTVGDVRVEGATVGIELVTDKATRESLPPDLALAVADELYYNHGILTRNYGATLVLSPPLVFTDEETARTSAALTEVLARVDIEGCRIAPC, encoded by the coding sequence ATGTCCGGTTCTGCCCAAGGTGCCATTGTTTCTCCGAAACAGGAAACAGCATCCAGGAGTAGACACGTGACGATATCCCTTTCCGCCACCGAGCTCGAGAACCTCGACCGGCGGCATGTCATCCACCCCCACCAGCGCCCCGACCGCCAGGACCGGCGCGTCATGGTCCGCGGCCAGGGCTCGACGGTGTGGGACGCGGCCGGCCGTGACTTCCTCGACGCCCTCGGCGGCGGGATCTGGGTCGCCCAGGTCGGCCACGGCCGCACCGAGCTCGCCGAGGCGGCGAAGGAGCAGTCCCTCAGCCTCGCCCACTTCACGACGTTCTTCGAGTACACCAACGACAAGGCGGCCCGCCTCGCCGGACGCCTCGCCGCCCTGGCACCGGACCACATCAACCGGATGTACTTCACCAACTCCGGCTCCGAGGGTGTCGACACCGCGATCAAGCTGGCCCGGCTCTACCACCACCACCGGGGCGAGTCGAGCCGCACCTGGATCCTCGCCCGGCACTACGGCTACCACGGCTCCTCCTACGGCAGCGGTACGGCGACCGGCATCCCGGACATGCAGGCCGCGGTCGGCCCCAACCTGCCCAACGTCGAGAAGCTCATGCCGCCCTACGCCTACCGGGCCGAGTTCTACGGCGGGCAGGACGTCACCGACTTCCTCATCGCGGAGCTGACCGCGACGATCGAGCGCATCGGCGCCGAGAACATCGCCGCGATGATCGGCGAGCCCGTCCTCGGCGGCGGCGGCGTCATCGCTCCCCCGGCCGACTACTGGCCCCGCGTACGCGAGGTGCTCAGCAAGCACGGGATCCTGCTCATCGCCGACGAGGTCATCACGGCGTTCGGGCGGACCGGTGCCTGGTTCGACTCGGCGCAGCGGGGTATGCAGCCGGACCTCATCGTCACCGCCAAGGGCCTGACCAGCGGATACCAGCCGCTCGGCGCCGTACTCATGAGCGACGCGATCGGCGAGACCGTCCCCGCGATCGGCGGCAGCTTCTTCCACGGCCACACCTACGCCGGCCACCCGGTCGCCTGCGCCGTGGCCCTGGCCAACCTCGACATCATCGAGAGCGAGGGCCTGCTGGACCGGTCGCTGAAGATCGGTGCGGGGTTCCGCTCCGGCCTCGCCGCGGCGGCGGACCTGCCCACCGTCGGCGACGTACGCGTCGAGGGCGCCACCGTCGGCATCGAGCTCGTCACCGACAAGGCGACCCGCGAGTCGCTGCCGCCGGACCTGGCCCTCGCGGTCGCCGACGAGCTCTACTACAACCACGGCATCCTGACCCGCAACTACGGCGCGACGCTGGTCCTCTCGCCGCCGCTGGTCTTCACCGACGAGGAGACCGCCCGCACGTCGGCGGCGCTCACCGAGGTGCTGGCCCGCGTCGACATCGAGGGCTGCCGGATCGCCCCCTGCTAG
- a CDS encoding NUDIX domain-containing protein, with amino-acid sequence MRWTVRSARTLYQDQWVRLRTADVELPDGRRLDHRLIEAADGAHAVLVEGGRALLLWRHRFITDTWGWEVPGGAVEPGEDPAAAAAREVEEETGWLPRLPMRPILRMQPMPGLFAARHHLFRGEPAGYSGPPAHGFEAERIEWVPLADVPRLIDKGHITESTTLVALLTILSGER; translated from the coding sequence ATGCGGTGGACCGTCCGGTCGGCGCGAACGCTCTATCAGGATCAATGGGTGCGTCTGCGCACCGCCGACGTCGAACTGCCCGACGGCAGGCGGCTGGACCACCGGCTGATCGAGGCGGCCGATGGCGCCCACGCCGTCCTCGTCGAGGGCGGCCGGGCGCTGCTGCTGTGGCGGCACCGCTTCATCACCGACACGTGGGGCTGGGAGGTTCCCGGCGGCGCGGTCGAGCCGGGCGAGGACCCGGCCGCCGCGGCCGCGCGCGAGGTGGAGGAGGAGACCGGCTGGCTGCCCCGGCTGCCGATGCGCCCGATCCTGCGGATGCAGCCGATGCCCGGCCTCTTCGCCGCCCGGCACCACCTCTTCCGCGGTGAGCCCGCCGGTTACTCCGGGCCACCCGCGCACGGCTTCGAGGCCGAGCGGATCGAGTGGGTCCCGCTCGCCGACGTGCCCCGCCTCATCGACAAGGGCCACATCACCGAGTCCACCACCCTCGTCGCCCTGCTCACGATTCTGTCCGGCGAGCGGTAG
- a CDS encoding MFS transporter — MTMVDAPPKAGRREWIALAILCLPTLLTTVDISILFLALPHISADLGTGPTAQLWVTDIYGFMIAGFLITMGTLGDRIGHRTVLLSGAAGFIVASLLAAYSTSTPMLFVARALLGIAAATVMPSVLALISRMFKDPKQMGAAFGIWGSSIMLGVILGPVFGGLLLNSFWWGSMFLMGIPIMALLLITGPKLLPSSRNPQAAKLDVLSLVLSLTAILPFIYGLKEIARSGWAITPLIGIAVGIASTVLFLSRQRSLANPMLDLKLFGNPAVSAVVIFGLLVGFILGGQGLVIALYLQMVEGLSPLQVGLWLLVPAIGMIVGGNAGPAIARNVRPAYVMAGGVTISAIGCLLLTQVDPASSIALVLIGMGITFLGNTPGGTLGNFLMMSSVPPEKAGTAGSLSSTGGELGIALGVAITGSIATAVYQGAVTVPAGVPAEAGDSIAEATVAASKVDPALAGQLLDSAKDAFTSALHTVGVVNAVLFLALAGLVLAKLRFAPPMGGGAPGMPPAETPMDDAIEPEKVAAS, encoded by the coding sequence ATGACGATGGTTGACGCGCCGCCCAAGGCCGGGCGGCGGGAGTGGATCGCGCTGGCCATCCTGTGCCTGCCCACTCTGCTCACGACGGTTGACATCAGCATCCTTTTCCTGGCCCTGCCGCACATCAGCGCGGACCTGGGCACCGGACCGACCGCGCAGCTCTGGGTCACGGACATCTACGGCTTCATGATCGCCGGCTTCCTGATCACGATGGGCACCCTGGGCGACCGCATCGGTCACCGCACGGTGCTCCTGTCGGGTGCCGCCGGATTCATCGTCGCGTCGCTGCTCGCGGCGTACTCGACCTCGACGCCGATGCTGTTCGTCGCCCGGGCCCTGCTCGGCATCGCCGCGGCCACGGTCATGCCGTCGGTGCTGGCGCTGATCAGCCGGATGTTCAAGGACCCGAAGCAGATGGGTGCCGCCTTCGGCATCTGGGGCTCGTCGATCATGCTCGGCGTCATCCTCGGCCCGGTCTTCGGTGGCCTGCTGCTGAACTCGTTCTGGTGGGGCTCCATGTTCCTCATGGGCATCCCGATCATGGCGCTGCTGCTCATCACGGGCCCGAAGCTGCTCCCGAGCTCGCGTAACCCGCAGGCCGCCAAGCTCGACGTGCTGAGCCTGGTGCTGTCCCTCACCGCGATCCTGCCCTTCATCTACGGACTGAAGGAGATCGCCCGCAGCGGCTGGGCCATCACGCCGCTGATCGGGATCGCGGTCGGCATCGCCTCCACCGTGCTCTTCCTGTCGCGCCAGCGCAGCCTGGCCAACCCGATGCTGGACCTGAAGCTGTTCGGCAACCCCGCCGTCAGCGCGGTCGTGATCTTCGGCCTGCTCGTCGGATTCATCCTCGGTGGCCAGGGCCTCGTGATCGCGCTCTACCTGCAGATGGTCGAGGGCCTGTCCCCGCTGCAGGTCGGTCTCTGGCTGCTGGTCCCCGCGATCGGCATGATCGTGGGCGGCAACGCCGGCCCGGCGATCGCCCGCAACGTGCGGCCCGCTTACGTCATGGCGGGCGGCGTGACGATCTCGGCGATCGGCTGCCTGCTGCTCACCCAGGTCGACCCGGCCTCCAGCATCGCGCTGGTCCTGATCGGCATGGGCATCACCTTCCTGGGCAACACCCCCGGTGGCACGCTCGGCAACTTCCTGATGATGTCGTCGGTGCCGCCGGAGAAGGCCGGCACCGCCGGTTCGCTCTCCTCGACGGGCGGTGAGCTCGGCATCGCGCTGGGCGTCGCCATCACCGGCAGCATCGCCACCGCCGTCTACCAGGGCGCCGTGACCGTTCCGGCCGGTGTCCCGGCCGAGGCGGGCGACAGCATCGCCGAGGCCACCGTCGCCGCGTCGAAGGTCGACCCGGCCCTCGCCGGACAGCTGCTCGACTCGGCGAAGGACGCCTTCACCAGCGCGCTGCACACGGTCGGCGTGGTCAACGCGGTGCTCTTCCTCGCCCTCGCCGGGCTGGTGCTGGCGAAGCTCCGCTTCGCCCCGCCGATGGGCGGCGGCGCGCCGGGCATGCCGCCGGCGGAGACGCCGATGGACGACGCCATCGAGCCGGAGAAGGTCGCGGCCAGCTAA
- a CDS encoding glyoxalase superfamily protein, with product MDWKLELVPIPVADVDRAKAFYADQVGFTVDHDHNINDELRIVQLTPPGSGCSILLSKGVIDTKPGSIQNVHIVVNDIETARASLIERGVDVSEVKKMSPEDGGTFVFFSDPDGNSWAVQEMRNRV from the coding sequence ATGGATTGGAAGCTCGAACTGGTGCCGATTCCGGTCGCCGACGTCGACCGCGCGAAGGCGTTCTACGCCGATCAGGTCGGCTTCACCGTGGACCACGACCACAACATCAACGACGAGCTGCGCATCGTCCAGCTCACGCCGCCGGGATCGGGCTGCTCGATCCTGCTGAGCAAGGGTGTCATCGACACGAAGCCCGGCTCGATCCAGAACGTGCACATCGTCGTCAACGACATCGAAACGGCCCGCGCCTCGCTCATCGAGCGAGGCGTGGACGTCAGCGAGGTGAAGAAGATGAGCCCCGAGGACGGCGGCACCTTCGTCTTCTTCAGCGACCCGGACGGCAACAGCTGGGCCGTCCAGGAGATGCGCAACCGGGTCTGA
- a CDS encoding NAD-dependent epimerase/dehydratase family protein translates to MSVSRVVVTGGCGFIGSHLVERLIAQGDEVTIFDGVAPPADQALAREHARFVSGDIRDTVRLAEVIRSGVDVVYHLAAVVGVDQYLARPLDVIDINFTGTRNVLDLATVAGTRVVVASTSEVFGKNPAVPWREEDDRVLGPTTADRWTYSSSKALSEHLTFAFARQHGLAATVVRYFNAYGPRQRPAYVVSRTVHRALNGLAPVVYDEGQQTRSFTYIADAIDGTLLAAASPDAVGDVFNIGNMQETTVGEAVNMIAKLTGFDEALVAVNTAEKLGPAYQDLLRRIPDNTKAREKLGWSCDTSLEQGLAKTIEWARANPWWLALPDSGAA, encoded by the coding sequence GTGAGCGTGTCCCGAGTAGTGGTCACCGGCGGCTGCGGTTTCATCGGCAGCCACCTGGTGGAACGGCTCATCGCCCAGGGCGACGAGGTGACCATCTTCGATGGCGTGGCGCCACCGGCGGATCAGGCGCTCGCTCGCGAGCACGCGCGCTTCGTCTCGGGCGACATCCGCGACACCGTCCGCCTCGCCGAGGTGATCCGGTCCGGGGTGGATGTCGTCTACCACCTCGCCGCCGTCGTCGGGGTGGATCAGTACCTGGCCCGCCCGCTCGACGTCATCGACATCAACTTCACCGGGACCCGCAACGTGCTCGACCTCGCCACCGTCGCCGGCACCCGGGTCGTGGTGGCGAGCACGAGCGAGGTCTTCGGCAAGAACCCGGCCGTGCCGTGGCGGGAGGAGGACGACCGGGTCCTCGGGCCGACGACGGCGGACCGCTGGACCTACTCGTCGAGCAAGGCGCTGAGCGAGCACCTCACCTTCGCCTTCGCCCGGCAGCACGGGCTCGCCGCCACGGTGGTGCGCTACTTCAACGCGTACGGCCCCCGGCAGCGGCCGGCCTATGTGGTCAGTCGCACGGTGCACCGGGCGCTCAACGGGCTCGCACCGGTCGTCTACGACGAGGGGCAGCAGACCCGCAGCTTCACCTACATCGCCGACGCCATCGACGGCACCCTGCTCGCAGCGGCGAGCCCGGATGCCGTCGGTGACGTCTTCAATATCGGCAACATGCAGGAGACCACGGTCGGTGAGGCGGTCAACATGATCGCCAAGCTCACCGGTTTCGACGAGGCCCTGGTGGCGGTCAACACGGCCGAGAAGCTCGGTCCGGCGTACCAGGACCTGCTGCGGCGCATCCCCGACAACACCAAGGCCCGCGAGAAGCTCGGCTGGAGCTGCGACACGTCCTTGGAGCAGGGTCTCGCCAAGACGATCGAGTGGGCCCGGGCCAACCCGTGGTGGCTGGCGCTGCCCGACAGCGGCGCCGCCTGA
- a CDS encoding nucleotide sugar dehydrogenase has protein sequence MQEFRTVAVIGLGYVGSCIAATLADRGLDVVGVDADSRLIDELNNGYCRFREAELSETILPVIASGKLRVTTDYAAISAADVVLIAVGTPVNDDGSLADRQLRGASESLARYIRAGQLIVLKSTVPPGTTKGLVRELLEASGLTAGTDFHLAFTPERLAEGTALAELRTFPIVVGGLTPECTAIAAEFWKQALNVRVIPQDSSEAAEIIKLADNWWIDLNIALANELAKFCALFDVDVLDVISAANSIPKGKGNVNILTPSVGVGGSCLTKDPWMVWQSAGRKGLEIHTTRVGREVNAGMPDYTAQLILDQLAEAGKDPATATVAVLGLAFKNNTGDLRATPTLGVIAALVKAGVTVRAHDPLVDPDQAKALLGILPAATLDEAVKGADCLAILAHHREFEAIDFAALPVADSCSILDGRAYYSKEKISMLRGLGYNYRGIGR, from the coding sequence GTGCAGGAGTTCAGGACCGTCGCCGTGATCGGCCTGGGATACGTCGGGTCGTGCATAGCCGCGACGCTCGCCGACCGAGGGCTGGATGTCGTCGGCGTCGATGCCGATTCCCGCCTGATCGATGAATTGAACAACGGCTACTGTCGATTCCGCGAGGCCGAGCTGAGCGAGACGATCCTTCCCGTGATCGCCAGCGGCAAGCTGCGCGTCACCACCGACTACGCGGCGATCTCGGCCGCCGATGTGGTCCTGATCGCCGTCGGTACGCCGGTGAACGACGACGGATCACTCGCCGACCGCCAGTTGCGGGGCGCGTCGGAGTCGCTGGCGAGGTACATCCGGGCCGGGCAGCTCATCGTGCTGAAGAGCACCGTGCCGCCCGGGACGACCAAGGGCCTGGTCCGCGAGCTGCTGGAGGCGAGCGGGCTGACCGCCGGCACCGACTTCCACCTGGCTTTCACGCCGGAGCGGCTCGCCGAGGGCACCGCCCTGGCCGAGCTGCGCACCTTCCCCATCGTCGTGGGCGGCCTGACTCCCGAGTGCACCGCGATCGCGGCGGAGTTCTGGAAGCAGGCCCTCAACGTCCGCGTGATCCCGCAGGACTCCTCGGAGGCCGCCGAGATCATCAAGCTCGCCGACAACTGGTGGATCGACCTGAACATCGCGCTCGCCAACGAGCTCGCGAAGTTCTGCGCGCTCTTCGACGTGGACGTGCTCGACGTCATCTCGGCGGCGAACTCCATCCCCAAGGGCAAGGGCAACGTCAACATCCTCACGCCGAGCGTCGGGGTGGGCGGCTCCTGCCTCACCAAGGATCCGTGGATGGTCTGGCAGTCGGCGGGCCGTAAGGGCCTGGAGATCCACACCACCCGGGTCGGCCGCGAGGTCAACGCGGGGATGCCCGACTACACGGCGCAGCTCATCCTCGACCAGCTCGCCGAGGCCGGAAAGGACCCCGCCACGGCGACGGTCGCGGTGCTGGGCCTGGCCTTCAAGAACAACACGGGCGACCTGCGGGCCACCCCGACGCTCGGTGTCATCGCGGCGCTGGTCAAGGCGGGCGTCACCGTACGCGCGCACGACCCGCTCGTCGACCCGGATCAGGCGAAGGCGCTGCTGGGCATCCTGCCCGCGGCCACCCTCGACGAGGCGGTGAAGGGTGCCGATTGCCTCGCCATCCTGGCCCACCATCGGGAGTTCGAGGCCATCGACTTCGCCGCGCTGCCCGTCGCCGACTCGTGTTCGATCCTCGACGGGCGGGCCTACTACTCCAAGGAGAAGATCTCGATGCTGCGCGGGCTGGGTTACAACTATCGAGGAATCGGACGGTGA
- a CDS encoding methyltransferase, whose amino-acid sequence MATSGNVTVTDADYLRLIIHGTTAFELLRTGLEFDLFERLEKAGGMDLAEVAAAIGVEEQPARVLLLGLTSILLLEKQGDKYVNSAMAKRKLLREGERFLGPLIDIQAKIINASLVDFAESMRQNTNVGLRHVQGEGTTLYERLVSTPDLQKVFYDNMGDASARAFAQILDRYDFSGSRRAIDIGGGDGTNSLELARRYPELSVTVFDQESVTRLAADRIEDPDLRRRVTFHPGDLFETPLPTGADTILFFHIFEIWSLERNTELLRKCYEALEPGGVCLVYNFVSNDEGTGSMSAGLVSPYFLALASGEGMTYSPNDMEKSVRDAGFTEVERYQDMGFSHTLVVGRKTAAPSGR is encoded by the coding sequence ATGGCCACCAGCGGCAATGTCACCGTCACGGACGCCGACTACCTGCGGCTCATCATTCACGGTACGACCGCCTTCGAGCTGCTGCGGACAGGGCTGGAGTTCGACCTCTTCGAGCGCCTGGAGAAGGCCGGCGGGATGGACCTCGCCGAGGTCGCCGCGGCGATCGGCGTCGAGGAGCAGCCCGCGCGCGTACTCCTGCTCGGGTTGACCTCCATCCTGCTGTTGGAGAAGCAGGGCGACAAGTACGTCAACAGCGCCATGGCGAAGCGGAAGCTGCTGCGCGAGGGCGAGCGCTTCCTCGGACCGCTGATCGACATCCAGGCGAAGATCATCAATGCCAGCCTCGTCGACTTCGCCGAGTCCATGCGCCAGAACACCAACGTCGGCCTGCGCCACGTCCAGGGCGAGGGCACCACCCTCTACGAGCGGCTCGTCTCCACCCCGGATCTGCAGAAGGTCTTCTACGACAACATGGGCGACGCGTCGGCACGGGCCTTCGCGCAGATCCTGGACCGCTACGACTTCTCCGGATCCCGCCGGGCGATCGACATCGGCGGCGGTGACGGGACCAACAGCCTGGAGCTGGCCCGCCGTTACCCCGAGCTGTCGGTGACCGTCTTCGACCAGGAGAGTGTCACCCGCCTCGCAGCCGACCGCATCGAGGACCCAGATCTGCGCCGCCGCGTCACCTTCCACCCCGGTGACCTCTTCGAGACCCCTCTGCCGACCGGTGCCGACACGATCCTCTTCTTCCACATCTTCGAGATCTGGTCGCTGGAGCGCAACACCGAGCTGCTGCGCAAGTGCTACGAGGCGCTGGAGCCCGGCGGGGTCTGCCTCGTCTACAACTTCGTCTCCAACGACGAGGGCACCGGCTCGATGAGCGCCGGGCTCGTCTCGCCGTACTTCCTGGCGCTCGCCTCCGGTGAGGGCATGACCTACTCCCCCAACGACATGGAGAAGTCGGTCCGCGACGCCGGGTTCACCGAGGTCGAGCGTTATCAGGACATGGGCTTCAGCCACACCCTCGTCGTCGGCCGCAAGACCGCCGCTCCGTCCGGGCGGTAA